In one Dermatophilaceae bacterium Sec6.4 genomic region, the following are encoded:
- a CDS encoding SHOCT domain-containing protein, whose translation MMWWSQGGWNIGDWLAMSFMMVFFWGLLIALVLWLVRGNRYTHGPADLAVGDPTQRADVLLAEQFARGEIDEDQFATQRQVLPSAGHRASST comes from the coding sequence ATGATGTGGTGGAGCCAAGGCGGTTGGAACATCGGTGACTGGCTCGCGATGAGTTTCATGATGGTTTTCTTCTGGGGGCTGCTGATCGCGCTGGTCCTCTGGCTGGTGCGCGGCAACCGCTACACGCACGGTCCCGCGGACCTCGCGGTGGGTGATCCGACCCAGCGCGCCGACGTGCTGCTGGCAGAACAGTTCGCCCGGGGCGAGATCGATGAGGACCAGTTCGCTACGCAGCGTCAGGTCTTGCCTTCGGCCGGCCACCGCGCGTCATCGACATAG
- a CDS encoding heavy metal translocating P-type ATPase, with the protein MSSEPTYPESQAPPTLKDPVCGMDVDPATNELTVAVDGDVFYFCSPGCQAKFEADPARYTGQDHVPGHDAAAPVPAGVEVAEYTCPMHPEIRQAGPGSCPICGMGLEPVLVTADSGPNAELADMTRRFWVGVVLSIPVLVLSMGRDLFPGLDDLISPTVSGWIQLFLATPVVVWAGAPFFQRGWSSVRTRNLNMFTLIAMGTGVAWLFSVIATVAPGLFPDAFRMNGAVDVYFEAAAVVTTLVLLGQVLELRAREQTSGALKALLDLSPKTARRVHTDGTDEEVTLDEVQIGDRLRVRPGEKVPVDGAVEEGRSSVDESLVTGESMPVTKTAGDPVTGGTINQTGALVMVAQKIGKDTMLARIVAMVAEAQRSRAPIQGMVDRVAAVFVPVVISVALVAFAVWALVGPDPRLAHALVVAVAVLIIACPCALGLATPMSVMVGVGRGAQMGVLIKNAEALERMEKVNTLVVDKTGTLTEGRPSVTKIVAHSGAGPVFEEAELLRLAAGVERASEHPLAQAITNAAIDRAITIPDVTDFDSPIGRGVTGVVDGHTVTLGSADFVTSQNMDPAALITQADQLRGDGATAIFITVDNAVAGIFAIADPVKATTPQAVKSLRAQGIDVVMLTGDNRVTAEAVARTLGIDRVEADVLPDHKADVVQRLRKEGRVVAMAGDGVNDAPALAAADVGLAMGTGTDVAIESAGITLLNGDLTGIVHARQLSTMTMSNIRQNLVFAFIYNAAGIPIAAGVLYPVFGLLLSPMISAAAMALSSVSVITNALRLRTQHLN; encoded by the coding sequence ATGAGCAGTGAACCGACCTACCCCGAATCGCAGGCGCCACCGACCCTGAAGGACCCGGTCTGCGGCATGGATGTGGACCCCGCGACGAACGAGCTCACGGTCGCGGTCGATGGCGACGTGTTCTACTTCTGCTCCCCTGGTTGTCAGGCCAAGTTCGAGGCCGACCCCGCCCGGTACACCGGTCAGGACCATGTGCCCGGCCACGACGCTGCCGCCCCGGTCCCAGCAGGTGTTGAGGTCGCGGAATACACGTGTCCGATGCACCCCGAAATCCGTCAGGCTGGACCCGGGTCGTGCCCCATCTGCGGGATGGGGCTCGAACCCGTTCTGGTCACCGCCGACAGCGGCCCCAACGCTGAACTTGCCGACATGACACGCAGATTCTGGGTCGGCGTCGTGCTGTCCATCCCAGTGCTGGTCCTCAGCATGGGCAGGGACCTCTTCCCGGGTCTTGATGACCTCATCTCCCCGACGGTGTCGGGGTGGATCCAGCTCTTCCTGGCGACCCCGGTCGTGGTGTGGGCCGGGGCGCCGTTCTTCCAGCGCGGCTGGTCCTCGGTCCGCACCCGCAACCTGAACATGTTCACGCTCATCGCGATGGGCACCGGTGTCGCCTGGCTGTTCAGCGTCATCGCTACCGTCGCCCCCGGGCTGTTCCCCGACGCGTTCCGGATGAACGGCGCGGTCGATGTCTACTTCGAAGCCGCAGCGGTCGTGACCACGCTGGTCCTGCTAGGACAGGTACTGGAACTGCGAGCCCGTGAACAAACCTCCGGCGCGCTGAAGGCACTGCTGGACCTGAGCCCGAAGACCGCCCGCCGGGTCCACACCGATGGCACCGACGAAGAAGTGACACTGGATGAGGTCCAGATCGGCGACCGGTTGCGGGTCCGCCCGGGTGAGAAGGTGCCGGTCGACGGTGCCGTAGAGGAGGGCCGTTCCTCCGTTGATGAGTCCCTGGTGACCGGCGAGTCGATGCCGGTCACCAAGACCGCCGGTGACCCGGTCACCGGCGGCACCATCAACCAGACCGGGGCACTGGTCATGGTCGCGCAGAAGATCGGCAAAGACACGATGCTGGCCCGCATCGTGGCGATGGTCGCCGAAGCACAACGTTCCCGTGCCCCCATCCAGGGGATGGTCGACCGGGTAGCCGCGGTCTTCGTCCCCGTCGTGATCAGCGTTGCCCTCGTCGCGTTCGCGGTGTGGGCCCTCGTAGGTCCCGACCCGCGACTGGCACATGCCCTCGTCGTCGCGGTCGCCGTGCTGATCATTGCCTGCCCGTGTGCGCTCGGACTGGCCACACCCATGTCGGTCATGGTCGGTGTCGGACGCGGCGCACAGATGGGCGTCCTGATCAAGAACGCCGAAGCCCTGGAACGAATGGAAAAGGTCAACACCCTGGTGGTGGACAAGACCGGCACACTCACCGAAGGACGACCTTCCGTCACCAAAATCGTCGCCCACAGTGGTGCCGGTCCGGTCTTTGAAGAAGCCGAATTGCTGCGCCTTGCGGCCGGGGTCGAACGGGCCTCCGAGCACCCCCTGGCCCAAGCCATCACCAACGCAGCCATCGACCGGGCCATCACCATCCCCGATGTCACCGACTTCGACTCACCCATCGGACGTGGTGTCACCGGTGTTGTCGACGGTCACACGGTGACATTGGGCAGCGCCGACTTCGTGACCAGCCAGAACATGGACCCCGCCGCTCTGATCACGCAGGCAGACCAGTTGCGTGGCGATGGCGCAACCGCCATCTTCATCACCGTCGACAACGCCGTGGCAGGCATCTTCGCGATCGCCGACCCCGTCAAAGCAACCACCCCCCAGGCCGTGAAATCACTACGTGCCCAAGGTATCGACGTCGTCATGCTGACCGGCGACAACCGTGTCACCGCTGAAGCCGTCGCCCGCACCCTGGGTATCGACCGGGTCGAAGCCGACGTCCTGCCCGACCACAAAGCCGACGTCGTGCAACGCCTACGCAAGGAAGGCCGCGTCGTGGCAATGGCGGGTGACGGCGTGAACGACGCCCCAGCCCTCGCCGCAGCCGACGTCGGACTGGCCATGGGTACCGGCACAGACGTAGCCATCGAGTCCGCAGGCATCACCTTGCTCAACGGTGACCTGACCGGCATCGTGCATGCCCGGCAACTCTCGACCATGACGATGAGCAACATCCGGCAGAACCTCGTTTTCGCGTTCATCTACAACGCCGCAGGTATCCCCATCGCCGCCGGAGTCCTGTACCCCGTGTTCGGGCTGCTGCTCTCCCCGATGATCTCTGCTGCAGCGATGGCCCTGTCCTCAGTCAGCGTCATCACCAACGCGCTACGCCTACGCACCCAACACCTCAACTGA
- a CDS encoding LCP family protein, with the protein MYRRRRLFAVLAVLVSLGLVAVVIGAGVVMHLNGNIRTVAIPKGLVGTETQNAQGNAPINVLVMGSDTRGSAADCKIGGDCSLSTSKAKGKAATSLPANADVEMLIHVSADRTNASIISIPRDTEVQLPACTDPATGKTVAAHRDRINSSLQYGPACTLKAVHQLTGVTLDHFAVIDFAGVITMSDAIGGVPVCVDNNVYDTYSHLKLAQGSHTLKGKSALAFLRTRHGFGDGSDIGRTVGQHLFLSSMLRKLESASTLANPVRLYSLANAATKAVTVDTGLGDIGKLTGLASQLNKIPGKRITFTTLPTIPDPRNPNVVVEASNAQALLTKIKDDVSLSSAAKPATPSPKASTRPPAKGTGGTGSTGKDYSTTAATAVGCAQVSQARTVEINGVAMTPMQAFAASPKVPVSAP; encoded by the coding sequence ATGTACCGTCGTCGTCGCCTCTTTGCCGTGCTGGCGGTGCTCGTATCGCTCGGATTAGTCGCGGTCGTGATCGGCGCAGGCGTCGTCATGCATCTGAACGGGAACATCCGCACTGTCGCCATCCCGAAGGGACTGGTCGGGACCGAGACGCAGAACGCACAAGGAAACGCTCCCATCAATGTCCTGGTGATGGGTTCCGATACGCGTGGCAGCGCCGCGGACTGCAAAATCGGTGGTGACTGCTCTCTGTCGACGAGCAAGGCCAAGGGCAAAGCAGCGACCTCGTTGCCGGCCAACGCCGACGTGGAAATGCTCATCCATGTCTCCGCCGACCGCACCAACGCTTCGATCATCAGCATTCCGCGAGACACCGAGGTCCAGCTACCTGCATGCACCGACCCGGCCACCGGCAAGACAGTGGCGGCCCACCGGGACCGCATCAACAGCTCGCTGCAGTACGGACCCGCGTGCACCTTGAAGGCAGTCCATCAGCTGACGGGGGTGACGCTTGATCATTTCGCTGTAATCGACTTCGCGGGTGTCATCACGATGTCCGACGCGATCGGGGGGGTCCCCGTGTGCGTGGACAACAACGTCTACGACACCTACTCCCACCTGAAGCTCGCACAGGGCTCGCACACGCTGAAGGGCAAGTCGGCGCTCGCGTTCCTACGAACCCGTCACGGGTTCGGGGACGGCAGTGATATCGGTCGGACGGTCGGGCAGCACCTGTTTCTGTCCTCGATGTTGCGCAAACTGGAAAGCGCCTCGACACTGGCCAATCCAGTGCGCCTGTACTCCCTGGCGAATGCGGCGACCAAGGCCGTCACCGTCGACACAGGTCTGGGTGACATCGGCAAGTTGACCGGGTTGGCGAGCCAATTGAACAAGATCCCGGGAAAGCGGATCACGTTCACGACGCTGCCCACAATCCCCGATCCACGCAACCCGAACGTCGTCGTCGAGGCATCCAATGCGCAGGCGCTGCTCACCAAGATCAAGGACGATGTTTCGCTGAGTTCCGCCGCGAAGCCGGCTACTCCCTCGCCGAAAGCATCGACACGGCCCCCGGCAAAGGGCACCGGAGGTACCGGGAGCACCGGTAAGGACTACTCGACGACTGCGGCCACCGCCGTGGGCTGTGCACAGGTTTCGCAGGCCCGGACGGTTGAGATCAACGGCGTCGCCATGACGCCTATGCAGGCGTTCGCTGCCTCACCCAAGGTGCCCGTCTCAGCACCGTAG
- a CDS encoding PRC-barrel domain-containing protein, which produces MTHSDSATLYTLGDRGQAVDGSANDVRGREVRDKDGVGIGRVADLLIDDQEKKVRFLLVEHGGFLGFGDTKTLIPVDAVTKITEHEVFIDQSHERVASAPDYAPDLVDDRDHHTSVYSHYGHTPHWSHDYVSPPRLPFMNPPA; this is translated from the coding sequence ATGACACATAGCGACAGCGCGACCCTCTACACGCTGGGCGACCGCGGCCAAGCGGTCGATGGATCAGCCAACGACGTGCGCGGCCGAGAAGTGAGAGACAAAGACGGCGTCGGCATCGGTAGGGTCGCTGATCTCCTCATCGACGACCAAGAGAAGAAAGTCCGTTTCCTGCTGGTTGAACATGGCGGGTTCCTTGGCTTCGGCGACACCAAAACCCTGATACCCGTGGACGCCGTCACCAAGATCACCGAGCACGAGGTCTTCATCGATCAATCCCACGAGCGGGTCGCATCGGCGCCCGATTACGCCCCTGATCTCGTCGATGACCGGGACCACCACACCAGCGTCTACAGCCATTACGGACACACACCGCACTGGAGCCATGACTACGTGTCTCCGCCACGTCTGCCATTCATGAATCCCCCCGCCTAG
- a CDS encoding DUF2933 domain-containing protein, producing MTSYLPWLLLVVTCPLMMFVMMRRMGGGKDADLRAARSRPTGSNPMNRRWTR from the coding sequence ATGACCTCATACCTTCCCTGGCTGCTGCTGGTCGTGACCTGCCCGCTGATGATGTTCGTCATGATGCGGCGTATGGGTGGCGGCAAGGACGCTGACCTACGCGCTGCGCGCAGCCGCCCCACCGGCAGCAACCCGATGAACCGGCGATGGACACGCTGA
- a CDS encoding APC family permease, with translation MKNTSPGPEHQASEDVPGSLSLSGAVALGTGVMIGAGIFALTGQTARLAGDLFPFAFIVAAIVVGFSAYSYVKLSGVYPSSGGIAVFLREEYGPGTTTGVFAILMYVSMVISESLVARTFASYILQIVGLHPVAFWVPALGVGLLAVAFLVIVAGNKAVEASQRAMAAVKILGLGLFAIAGLWLAHATNFTNGTAAAGIDVSPEGFLAAVALAILAYKGFTTVANSGGEIVNPHRNTGRAIVISLAICGVVYLAIAAAVAGNLTLPQIIAAENFSLAEAARPAFGDSGVWFTVVLAVVATASGVMASVFAASRMLGMLIQMKQVPHRHFAIRGPIRIHATVYTVVLAMALTATLDLRRIAALGAIYYLLMDIAIHWGLLRHLRARVEFKPTIVVAAIALDLLVLSAFVWVKASADPLSLYAAGAGIILIVLGERLFMRSHTRPDGSMNM, from the coding sequence ATGAAAAACACTTCCCCCGGACCCGAGCATCAAGCGTCGGAGGACGTACCCGGCAGTCTGAGTTTGTCGGGCGCCGTTGCGCTGGGCACTGGGGTCATGATCGGCGCCGGGATCTTCGCCCTGACCGGCCAGACCGCTCGACTCGCCGGGGATTTGTTCCCGTTCGCGTTCATCGTGGCGGCAATCGTTGTCGGCTTCAGCGCCTACTCGTATGTAAAACTGTCCGGTGTCTACCCCTCATCCGGGGGCATCGCGGTGTTCCTGCGCGAGGAATACGGACCCGGCACCACCACGGGTGTCTTCGCGATCCTCATGTACGTCTCGATGGTCATCAGCGAAAGCCTGGTTGCCCGCACCTTCGCCTCCTACATCCTCCAGATCGTTGGTCTACACCCTGTTGCCTTCTGGGTTCCTGCGCTAGGCGTTGGACTTCTCGCGGTGGCCTTTCTCGTGATCGTTGCCGGGAACAAGGCTGTCGAGGCGAGCCAACGCGCTATGGCAGCGGTCAAGATCCTTGGTCTGGGGCTATTCGCGATCGCCGGCCTGTGGCTTGCCCACGCCACCAACTTCACCAACGGAACTGCCGCTGCCGGCATCGATGTCTCCCCGGAGGGCTTCCTGGCTGCGGTCGCCTTGGCCATCCTCGCCTACAAAGGGTTTACCACCGTCGCCAACAGTGGTGGTGAGATCGTCAACCCGCATCGCAACACCGGCCGGGCCATCGTGATCTCGCTGGCCATCTGCGGCGTCGTCTATCTGGCCATCGCCGCGGCCGTGGCCGGCAACCTCACCCTCCCCCAGATCATCGCCGCTGAGAACTTCTCCCTCGCCGAGGCTGCCAGGCCTGCGTTTGGCGACAGCGGCGTCTGGTTCACCGTGGTGCTCGCCGTGGTGGCGACCGCGTCAGGGGTCATGGCCAGTGTGTTCGCCGCCTCCCGCATGCTGGGGATGCTCATACAAATGAAGCAGGTGCCCCACCGCCACTTCGCGATCCGCGGCCCCATTCGCATCCACGCGACCGTCTACACCGTCGTTCTGGCGATGGCCCTGACGGCGACACTGGACCTGCGCCGCATCGCCGCCCTCGGCGCGATCTACTACCTCCTGATGGACATCGCCATCCACTGGGGCCTCCTTCGCCACCTGCGAGCACGTGTGGAGTTCAAGCCGACCATCGTCGTGGCCGCAATCGCCCTGGACCTCCTCGTCCTCAGCGCCTTCGTGTGGGTCAAAGCTTCGGCTGACCCCCTCAGCCTCTACGCCGCCGGCGCCGGCATCATTCTCATCGTCCTTGGGGAACGGCTTTTCATGCGATCGCACACCCGCCCCGACGGTTCCATGAACATGTAG
- a CDS encoding M48 family metallopeptidase, with protein sequence MYEEIARNKRRTVVYIVVFVILWLGVGALIGGLAAVTVSRRPGSAAPIVADVFIGVAVATVLVVAAIVFTFRSGSRLVLSIAGAQVADPKKYAQLCDLVQALALGTGLPTPAVYVIEDTSPNAFATGISPAHAAVTVTTGLLAVMDREELEGVLGHELSHIKNYDTRLLLIVTTLLGMAGLAASLVWRSAFFMRGRGRNGQQLLLVVLAAGALLAVIGFVVGPIIRLALSRRRESLADASSVELTRNPAGLIRALKTLQTNDVPLKKLNHATAAMCIDDPLQHHQGRIHRLFDTHPPIADRIATLERTAQGLSV encoded by the coding sequence GTGTATGAGGAAATCGCCCGCAACAAGCGACGAACGGTCGTTTACATCGTGGTGTTCGTCATCCTCTGGCTTGGCGTTGGCGCGCTGATTGGTGGGCTTGCCGCCGTCACAGTCAGTCGCCGCCCGGGGTCTGCAGCGCCGATAGTGGCGGACGTGTTCATCGGTGTCGCGGTAGCCACGGTGCTCGTGGTGGCTGCCATCGTCTTCACCTTCCGCTCCGGGTCACGGCTGGTGCTCTCGATTGCCGGCGCGCAGGTTGCAGACCCGAAAAAATACGCGCAGTTGTGTGACCTTGTTCAGGCGTTGGCGTTGGGCACCGGCCTACCGACGCCGGCCGTCTACGTCATCGAAGACACCTCACCCAACGCGTTCGCCACTGGCATCAGCCCGGCCCACGCAGCGGTCACTGTCACCACCGGTCTGCTCGCGGTGATGGACCGCGAAGAACTCGAGGGGGTCCTCGGACACGAACTGAGCCACATCAAGAACTACGACACTCGTCTGCTGCTGATCGTTACGACACTGCTCGGAATGGCCGGACTCGCAGCAAGCTTGGTCTGGCGCAGCGCATTCTTCATGCGCGGTCGAGGGCGAAATGGCCAACAACTGCTCCTGGTGGTGCTCGCCGCCGGGGCGCTACTGGCAGTCATCGGGTTCGTGGTGGGCCCGATCATCCGTCTGGCGCTGTCGCGGCGGCGAGAATCGCTCGCCGATGCCAGCAGCGTCGAACTCACCCGCAACCCCGCCGGCCTGATCCGCGCACTGAAAACATTGCAGACCAACGACGTGCCCCTGAAGAAACTCAATCACGCGACCGCAGCCATGTGCATCGATGACCCGCTGCAACACCACCAGGGCCGCATCCACCGCCTCTTCGACACCCACCCCCCGATCGCAGACCGCATCGCCACCCTCGAACGCACCGCTCAAGGCCTATCCGTCTAA
- a CDS encoding carboxyl transferase domain-containing protein codes for MTTTHPAAPDAAQDAPDPRDPLTRLHIFFDEGSMELISAQDRSGMLAAIGTARGTKVVVFAADARIQGGALGAEGCDVIVKAYERALTEQTPVVGLWQSGGARLADGVVSLNGMGEVFAIMTRASGKIPQISVVVGAAAGGAAYGPALTDIVILGPDGLIFVTGPDVVRSVTGEHVTAKRLGGAEPHGRRSGVVHVVTETTEEAYERGRQMVDLLGNQGELDLSSVQDRDLAATFPESAKRAYDVHPLIENFVDDPADSIELHPKWAPSIITALGRLGGRTVGLVANNPLRLGGCLDATSAEKASRFVRMCDAFGIPLVVLVDVPGYLPGVGQEWDGVVRRGAKLLHAFAEAVVPRVTLVTRKTYGGAYIAMNSRSLGATRVFAWPTAEVAVMGHVAAVRILHRRRLAEVEPEERTAVENELAVEHAVLAGGLPRAVEIGVVDEIIEPTTTRTALAAAIVAAPQRRGDHGNIPL; via the coding sequence AGCGGAATGCTCGCCGCCATCGGCACGGCCCGCGGTACGAAGGTGGTTGTCTTTGCCGCTGATGCGCGTATCCAGGGCGGCGCGCTCGGTGCAGAGGGCTGTGACGTGATCGTGAAGGCCTATGAGCGCGCCCTGACCGAGCAGACACCCGTCGTGGGCCTGTGGCAGTCCGGCGGGGCACGCCTGGCTGATGGTGTGGTCTCGCTGAACGGAATGGGCGAGGTGTTCGCGATCATGACCCGCGCATCCGGCAAGATCCCGCAGATCTCGGTCGTCGTCGGCGCTGCTGCCGGCGGCGCCGCGTACGGACCGGCACTGACGGACATCGTCATCCTCGGCCCGGACGGCCTGATCTTCGTTACCGGTCCCGACGTGGTTCGTTCGGTCACTGGCGAACATGTCACCGCCAAGCGGCTGGGTGGCGCCGAGCCGCACGGCCGCCGCTCCGGTGTTGTCCACGTGGTGACCGAGACCACTGAAGAGGCCTACGAGCGCGGCCGCCAGATGGTCGACCTGCTGGGAAACCAGGGCGAGCTGGATTTGAGTTCGGTGCAGGATCGTGACCTGGCTGCGACCTTCCCGGAGTCGGCAAAACGCGCCTACGACGTGCATCCCCTGATCGAGAACTTTGTCGACGACCCGGCCGATTCCATTGAGCTGCACCCCAAGTGGGCCCCGAGCATCATTACCGCGCTGGGGCGCCTGGGCGGGCGCACCGTGGGCCTGGTGGCCAACAACCCCCTGCGCCTCGGCGGTTGCCTGGACGCGACGTCCGCGGAGAAGGCGAGCCGGTTCGTGCGGATGTGCGACGCGTTCGGAATCCCCCTCGTCGTCTTGGTGGATGTGCCCGGTTACCTGCCCGGGGTCGGTCAGGAGTGGGACGGCGTCGTGCGACGAGGCGCGAAGCTGCTGCACGCGTTCGCCGAGGCAGTCGTACCGCGCGTTACTCTCGTTACCCGCAAGACCTACGGTGGCGCGTACATCGCGATGAACTCGCGTTCCCTGGGAGCGACCCGGGTGTTCGCCTGGCCGACCGCCGAGGTCGCCGTGATGGGCCACGTAGCAGCCGTCCGGATTCTGCACCGCCGCCGACTGGCGGAGGTGGAGCCGGAAGAGCGCACCGCCGTGGAGAACGAACTCGCCGTCGAGCACGCGGTGTTGGCCGGCGGGTTGCCACGTGCAGTCGAGATCGGAGTTGTCGACGAGATCATCGAGCCGACGACCACTCGCACTGCGCTTGCCGCCGCCATTGTGGCTGCCCCGCAACGACGCGGGGATCACGGCAACATTCCGCTCTGA
- a CDS encoding DUF3145 domain-containing protein, with protein MSVAGSRVVTRGVVFIHSTPTALCPHIAWALESVLGQAVSLEWTAQPVTAGMVRTELSWMDAPGTGARLASTLRGWDHVRYEVTEEASPGADGSRWAHTPALGIHHTWTSASGDSVVQEDRLRSALAACGGDPLLFRAEMAQLLGTSWDKELEPFRYAGDGATVRWLHRVS; from the coding sequence ATGTCGGTGGCAGGTAGTCGTGTCGTGACGCGAGGGGTTGTGTTCATTCACTCAACCCCCACCGCGTTGTGCCCGCATATCGCGTGGGCACTGGAGAGTGTGCTGGGTCAGGCCGTGTCATTGGAATGGACCGCGCAACCGGTCACCGCCGGTATGGTCCGCACTGAGCTGTCCTGGATGGACGCCCCCGGCACCGGGGCGCGACTGGCCAGCACGCTGCGGGGTTGGGACCACGTCCGGTACGAGGTCACCGAGGAAGCCAGCCCCGGAGCGGACGGGTCACGCTGGGCGCACACGCCCGCCCTCGGTATCCACCACACCTGGACGTCCGCGTCAGGAGACTCGGTCGTTCAGGAGGACCGGTTGCGGTCGGCCTTGGCGGCCTGCGGGGGCGATCCGTTGTTGTTCCGCGCCGAAATGGCGCAGCTGCTCGGCACATCGTGGGACAAAGAACTCGAGCCGTTCCGTTACGCGGGTGACGGCGCGACCGTACGGTGGCTGCACAGGGTGTCCTGA
- a CDS encoding ATP-binding cassette domain-containing protein, protein MTSANDGAPTTVLEASAITKAYRRGIWPRRRTAQVLSGADLTLFPGEVVGLVGENGSGKSTLMKILVGALAADQGTVTHSGRLGYCPQEALVYPRMTCNEHFDLFGHAYAMTGEATIHSRQGIYEALGFDRYAATRADQLSGGTLSKLNLGLALLADPDLLLLDEPYAGFDWDTYLKFWDLVAQRRTAGRTVLIISHFVVDEERFDRIVAVRDGKTGPK, encoded by the coding sequence GTGACGTCAGCTAATGACGGCGCGCCCACGACAGTGTTGGAGGCATCGGCGATCACCAAGGCCTACCGGCGTGGCATCTGGCCACGACGTCGCACCGCCCAGGTCCTCAGCGGCGCGGATCTCACCTTGTTTCCTGGCGAGGTGGTCGGGCTGGTCGGGGAGAACGGTTCGGGCAAGTCCACCTTGATGAAAATTCTGGTCGGTGCCCTCGCTGCCGACCAGGGCACCGTGACCCACAGTGGCCGGCTGGGTTACTGCCCGCAGGAGGCTCTGGTGTACCCGAGGATGACCTGCAACGAACATTTCGACCTCTTCGGCCACGCCTACGCCATGACCGGTGAGGCCACGATCCATTCTCGACAGGGGATCTACGAGGCGCTCGGCTTCGACCGGTACGCAGCTACCCGGGCCGATCAGCTGTCTGGCGGTACCTTGTCCAAGCTCAACCTTGGCCTGGCGCTGCTGGCCGACCCTGACCTACTCCTGCTCGACGAACCGTATGCCGGGTTCGACTGGGACACGTACCTAAAGTTCTGGGATCTAGTCGCACAACGGCGGACCGCCGGCCGGACAGTGCTGATCATCAGCCATTTCGTCGTCGATGAGGAGCGTTTCGACCGCATCGTGGCCGTGCGAGACGGTAAGACCGGCCCGAAATGA
- a CDS encoding LemA family protein yields MIVVWIILVIVAVLVLMTGWMFNGLVRRKNRTAEAWSQIDVELKRRHDLIPNLIATVKGYAAHESGTFEAVTQARATAVSAGASGDPAKVAGAENALSSTLRSLFAVAENYPTLRAVESFVALQEQLTATEDKLEYARRYYNTSARDYNTAIQTFPRTMIAGPFHFTSVTYFEAEAGDRDTPVVDFSPPASRPGR; encoded by the coding sequence GTGATTGTTGTTTGGATCATCCTGGTGATCGTTGCCGTGCTGGTGTTGATGACCGGATGGATGTTCAACGGCCTCGTGCGTCGCAAGAACAGGACCGCGGAGGCCTGGTCGCAGATCGATGTCGAACTCAAACGCCGTCACGATCTCATCCCGAACCTGATCGCTACCGTCAAGGGTTACGCCGCGCATGAAAGCGGCACCTTCGAGGCGGTCACCCAGGCCCGGGCGACGGCGGTAAGCGCGGGCGCCAGCGGCGACCCGGCGAAAGTCGCCGGCGCTGAGAATGCGCTGAGCTCCACGCTTCGTTCGTTGTTCGCCGTCGCGGAGAACTATCCGACACTGCGCGCGGTGGAGAGTTTCGTGGCACTGCAGGAGCAGCTGACGGCGACCGAGGACAAACTGGAGTACGCCCGCCGCTACTACAACACCAGCGCCCGCGACTACAACACCGCGATCCAGACCTTCCCCAGGACCATGATTGCCGGGCCGTTCCACTTCACGTCGGTGACCTACTTCGAGGCCGAGGCCGGCGACCGTGACACGCCCGTCGTGGATTTCTCCCCGCCCGCTTCGCGCCCCGGCCGGTAG